A window of the Hordeum vulgare subsp. vulgare chromosome 5H, MorexV3_pseudomolecules_assembly, whole genome shotgun sequence genome harbors these coding sequences:
- the LOC123398448 gene encoding biogenesis of lysosome-related organelles complex 1 subunit 1 isoform X1: MEGAKAAAGPAAGGRLESALLHIMQQHHHQSLRQRQQTERAKKDALRSAARVAGHLVEAVDGGVQELFVNEKRIELEARALLGTIARYRKQSDQWLAATNAVNSVLKTMSIREGLALAEDLHLHDIIIALQTWELMVCRGRS; encoded by the exons ATGGAAGGAGCCAAGGCAGCGGCGGGGCCGGCGGCGGGTGGGCGGCTGGAATCGGCGCTCCTCCACATCatgcagcaacaccaccaccagtcCCTCCGCCAGCGCCAACAAACCG AGAGGGCGAAGAAGGACGCCCTGCGGAGCGCGGCGCGGGTCGCCGGTCATCTCGTGGAGGCCGTCGACGGCGGGGTGCAGGAGCTCTTCGTCAACGAGAAGCGCATCGAGCTCGAGGCCCGCGCGCTACTCGGGACCATCGCGCGGTACAGGAAGCAGAGCGACCAGTGGCTCGCCGCCACCAACGCGGTCAACTCGGTCCTCAAG ACTATGTCAATCAGAGAAGGACTGGCTCTGGCAGAGGACCTTCATTTGCACGACATCATTATTGCTTTGCAAACCTGGGAGCTGATGGTTTGTAGGGGCCGATCCTAA
- the LOC123398448 gene encoding biogenesis of lysosome-related organelles complex 1 subunit 1 isoform X2: MEGAKAAAGPAAGGRLESALLHIMQQHHHQSLRQRQQTERAKKDALRSAARVAGHLVEAVDGGVQELFVNEKRIELEARALLGTIARYRKQSDQWLAATNAVNSVLKEIGDFENWMKIMDFDCKSINAAIRNIHRS; this comes from the exons ATGGAAGGAGCCAAGGCAGCGGCGGGGCCGGCGGCGGGTGGGCGGCTGGAATCGGCGCTCCTCCACATCatgcagcaacaccaccaccagtcCCTCCGCCAGCGCCAACAAACCG AGAGGGCGAAGAAGGACGCCCTGCGGAGCGCGGCGCGGGTCGCCGGTCATCTCGTGGAGGCCGTCGACGGCGGGGTGCAGGAGCTCTTCGTCAACGAGAAGCGCATCGAGCTCGAGGCCCGCGCGCTACTCGGGACCATCGCGCGGTACAGGAAGCAGAGCGACCAGTGGCTCGCCGCCACCAACGCGGTCAACTCGGTCCTCAAG GAAATTGGAGACTTTGAAAACtggatgaagatcatggattTTGACTGTAAAAGTATAAATGCAGCCATTCGTAACATTCATCGGTCATGA